The nucleotide window GTGTTGCATCAGTGAACTCTTCACAGACTCACagcctgcactctctctctctgaatccaGAGCGCTCCTGGAATCAGGCATGAACAAATCCCATTCTGTAGGCTTGGATGGTTGCCTGGCAACTGCTTTGGCTTAGGCCAGCAAGGGAGGGACAGTCACAGAGGGTCTTGTAGACCAACAATGATGAAGGATGTGACTGTCAATCGTAGTTatcatgtctatgtgtgtgtatggatgattgtgtgtgtgcgcacacgtgtgagtgtgtgtgtgtgtgtgtgtgtgtgtgtgtgtgtgtgtgtgtgtgtgtgcacatgtatacattttaaaaaactaaataaatacagcagGTAGAGAACATGAAAATGCAGCTGGAGGGCTGACGTAACACTTTTTAAAGTTTTCCTTATTTCGCAAGGATCTCGTTGAACTTTATTTTCTGATTCTCAACTTCCTGCTTCCTTCTTAATTTTGAAATGCCATCCCTGGTCACAACTTCTttgggcggggggtggggggtgataAGCATGAACAATTTCACCATTAAAATAGAGATGCTTTACTTCCTGAAACAGAGGCTAATATGGGTATGGTAGATTATGTTAATATGGTTGACTTTCATGTCATAGTCAACGATGAGTGTGAATTGTGCAGCAGTGAACATTTGCTGTTTGACCCTACTAACAGGGTATTTTTCCTATTTCTGCAACAGTGGGTTCCCTCAAGACCAGACTCTGATGTTTTTGGTCCTCTGTGTTGCCAATATTATGTATACAGTAGAATCATTAGGGGTCCTTAATGAATTGGCAACATATATGTAGCACTAGTAATTgatatttctattttaaatgatggtgtatgtttatgcatttgaatttgatcaTTAACTTACACATACTGCTTTTTCATCAGGGGACTGCTGTTAAGGTGTAGCTTTGGTGAACTTGGGCTCCTCAGAAATGCGTCCTGTATATTAAAGTATTTACACCTTTCTCTTGTACTGCATCTAAAGGAAAGCTGTAATATATTCTGAGAATGACATCACTGAAGTGCAGTCTATAGATCAGCTAGCCCCAGCAGAGCTGTGGAATGTGGTTTCTGCataactccacacacacacacacacacacacacacacacacacacacacacacacacacatacatacacagaagaCAAGAGCAGAGATGATACTACAAGAGGGACCCTGACAGACTGCAGACACCATAGTTGAGATTGCCCTTGTAGCCAATAAAGCGAGTTACTAGTACAGCTCACAGGGCTATTCTGAAAGCTGACAGATCTGTAAGAAGTTACACACTAAAGCTGCGAGGATGTGAGATGCTCGTGTTGCACAGCAAGAAAGAGCTATGGGTGTCACGGCCAAAGGGAGCGACACACAGtaacatgtttcattttaactcCCTAACCACCCATTTAGTTTGGCACGGTTAGAGCTATGTCCTCAGGGGGCCAAGATGTAGGTCATTCTGACCTACTTCATTCCAACTGCAGCACCATACCTTCCCCATTATCGATTGCTTTGAACTTCAGATAACTACCTCTGAaagcacactgctgtctgcatAGGCAGTTTCTGGCCGCACAGAAATCGACAGTGAGCCTAACGTCTTTTCAGGAGGCTTTCCATTGCAAAGAGGGTTTACAGTTTTGCAATATCACgtgtgcttttcctttttttttcttatggtCTGCTGATTGGCACCTTCTGATAAGGTGCCATCAGTAACTGCTGCCACACATGTGCAGTAACATGGTGTTTCCActtttgtgtcagatttggAAAGATAGGATGATTTTCCCCATATACATatggtaggaaaaaaaatgcttgctcCCTGTCAGAACATCCACTCATGTTGAAACCTGAACAGCTGGGGTTTATTTTCCTGTGATTGTACAAAGGGCCTAATCTATGttcctgagaaaaaaagaaatcatattATTGTAGGTTAAGCTGAGGTAAATTACATGCCCCTTACTCCCACTTTATTGAAAATcttcacattcatttaatcCTGGATAATCTCAATATTGTAGGTTACCTGGATGAAGTACTGAAATTAAGTCATACTCTGCAGATTCATGAGGCACTCTGAAAAGTTAATTGCTGGaaggagtatgtgtgtgtgtgtgtgtaaatgagtgtgagaatgtgtgtatttatttgtgtgtgtgtgtgtcataagtgtgtctgtgtgtgtactgatacacatttgaaatattctgGCCATCAGGAACCCAAGGTACGAGGGCTGTTTTTACACTTGACTGTTCTCATCCAATTTGTTGCACCACTGAGCTGGTGCAACTGTGTGGGAATTGGCAGGCGCAGCCCATTAAGAACCAGTGGGTGCAAATCCATTTAGGTTTGCCCACACTGTGCCGCTGAAACCCAGGCAGGCGTCCAGATGCTTCATCCGGCCTGGTAACtcaaagatctttttttttttcttcctcttctctcaaTCTCTCAGTGGGACAGGAGGAGACAAGCTCATCTGACCCCCTTTTTATTTTCGCTTCTTCTCACATTTCAATATGGACCGCGCTGGTGTGGAGCTTTTCAAAACAACCTCTCgtgttcctctgtctctcctgctcatTTGCATGGCCCCTCTGGAGGATCCCCGGGTACGCCTCCTGCATCCAAATTTTACACGTCCCATTTGAAGTGTTTGTTGTGCTTCTGCAGAAGGCCACACTGATGGCGGTTAGTCAGTGCCAGGAGGCCACTAGGAAGGAATAATATTCAGGCCTGGACTGGATGCTCAGCTTGAGAAGTGCACAAGTGCCCACTGTTCTCCAGCTCCTGGAATCATACTTAACACAAAGTGTTAAAATATGTCTTGGGTGATTTTGTGCAAGAATCTATCAGAAAAGTACCGCTTGACATTTATAAATTAGAGTTGTCAGAGCTGTACTTGATGGGtaacattgacattgacatgtACTTCCAACTTAATGATCTCCTAGGAGCTACTTTGTAATATGTCTCAAAAGTTAAAGTCAAATCCAAGAATTAGTTAGAAATATATATGATTTCTAATTCTGTAAAACTATATGATAGTTTTTATTGAACACCCAAAGCTGTCCTTTAGCATCTACTTGAAACCACTAGAAGTAACACGTATAATATCAAAACAAAGTAATAGAATGCGTGAGAGTACGATTTCCTGGAGATTTACAGATTTTCTGCACATCCTGTTACAAAGAGCCCGGCCTTTTATTGCAGTGGGAAATTACTTAAATTAATTGCTTACTCAAAAAAGGATTTTCAGATTCGTTGAGTCTTCACTTAAGTTTCTGAACGGCTGAATGAGCAGTGGGGTTTGCTCATGCTTTGTCTGCGCTGGGGAGTTTGTCGGTGCAGTGTGCGGAGCTCGGCGAGCTCAAATTGAAAGCATTCACGGCGTTTGTGCAACACCCGCTCGAGGCGTCAGCGACGTGCAGGGAGGCTGTGGGAGCGCGCGGACCCGCCCTCGCTCCGCCATTTCTCACATTCTGCCTGTAGGTCGCGAGAGCGCAGCCCGATATCAACAAGGTGCGCGAGGCAGCAAAAATATATCGCTGGAGCTTCGCGCGGATCGGAAGAATTACACGAGCGCAGACGCGCGCGAGGCTGAGCAGGGTTCGGCGTTTTCAAAGATTGACGCAGAGGTGCCGGCGACTTATTGCcgaattcatttttttgtgtggagaCGTGTTGAAGGCCGCCATTTTTGTTAGCGCCTCTGAAGACTTTCGGGAGTCAAGAAAGGATTTCAAATACATCTTTCGCCTACTTTAGCTTTACCGTTACGATCAAAGAAATATCGGAGCGCGTGCTGCGTTGCTTGCGACCGCCGATGCAACATCGTCGCGACATGGAAAGCGGCTCGTTGAAGTAACCCCTTTTTCTGTTTCGGGCTGACACTGGCTGGAGATATGTTTCATGAGCTCGCTGGCTACATGGTTACTTTTTCTCGGAAGAGGGAACTAAAAGGGGAACCTGAATTAGAATTTGTATGTCTTGGCATTGCATATGCTTGTATCTAACAAACCTTATTTTTTGATAAGCAACGTGCAGGCTAGGCAAATTTGGAAACGCTGCATAATGCTTCAAACTTGGCCCGAGCTAGCCAGAGCTTGCCCGTAAGACGTCAGGTTACAGTGAATGCTAACATTATAGCGACTTGCCGCCTTTGGTTATAAATCAGTTTTGAAGGGTTTGGGGTGGCCGATCACCCTGCCCTGTCTTTAAGATTAGTTCGCTGTCTAAATCCAAGGAGCAGAACCTAATCCTACCCATACCTGTTACATCTCCGCGTTGTTTTGATCTCcgtgtttatttattgttttattatatcTGTGATTGTTGCTCTTCagtgtagctaacgttagttaatTTATCCCGCTCCCACCATGTCGTCAGCGCGGTTCGATTCATCGGACCGGTCCAGTTGGTATTTCGGGCCGGTGTCGCGACAGGAGGCGCAGAACAGACTGCAGGGTCAGCGGCACGGCATGTTTTTAGTCCGGGATTCTTCGACCTGTCCCGGTGACTACGTGCTGTCGGTGTCCGAAAATTCAAAAGTGTCCCACTATATCATCAATTCGTTACCCAGCAAGAAGTTCAAAATCGGCGACCAGGAATTCGAGCACCTTCCGGCACTCTTGGAATTCTACAAGATTCATTACTTGGACACGACAACTCTGATCGAGCCTGCCCCCAGGTAAGAACTGCACAAATTGTCTGGCGGTGTCTGCATGTGCCACTTGCCTGTTTAAGACTGCGTGCACGTATACATGGAATATGTGGTATAGAGCCGCTAGGTACGTATTCTTTGCAAAAGTTCCCTCAAGAAATTTGAATTTGGCTTTATGGCAGGCATTTATGCGCCAGTGTCATTAGTTCCTGTATCGTAAACCCGAGCTTCCCTTTTCCCATTCACAAAATAGGATGACTACTACAAAGCTGCGTGTGCGCGCCGCAAGAAATTAGatggttattgttatttttaggCCTTTGTGTTGATCACAGAGTTGAAAATAAACCTGACAGCAGTACAGTTGGCATAACGCTGTGATTCACCAGACGCTCGGCAGACGTTCAGATGGACGCTCTGAAAAGCTGTAAAACTAAACGAGCGCCCTTGAGCTTTTGAACAGGAAGAATATTCCCGACCCCCCTGTGAATTGGTTTACATGACAAGCTGTTATCGGCAATTAAATCTGGATGTGATCCGCGATTGTGTCCCCGGCCCATTGGTCTGCGGTTAAGAGCCACCGATTCATTCATTTAACGAGGTTTGAGCGGAGTCGCGTTGCAGCTTGCTACAGCGCCGTCCGCATTCCTTCATCACATTAACACATAGTTTGGTCCTAATCCGCCCGGCTTGTGCAAGAACCGCACACGTGAAGGAAgaacactaacactgcactaaCGCACGGTCCCCTGACAGGGGATGAATTACTGCGTAATAACCGCCATTTAAATGACTTGCAATGATTAATGGGGCGTGGCATGTTAACACCTTTTTAATGAATTCCCTATGATACCAACAGAGTCGTTAATTACCGCTCGAATAagatttctttctctttctatctgTTGCTGAGTGGCGCTTCAGTATTCTAACAGATGGGGGATTGTTTGCATTGCTTGTTTTGTATGATTGAGGGTCGTGATTGGCTGTTGTTTAAAGCTGGACTGTGACCCCTGCCCCCTCAGGTACCCGAACCCGGCGATCAGTGCCAGCCCTGTGCCCGCCATGGGGCCGCCGGAGGACAACCTGGAGTACGTGCGGACTCTGTACGATTTTACGGGCAGCGACGCCGAGGACCTGCCCTTCAAGAAGGGCGAGATCCTGATCATCCTGGACAAGCCGGAGGAGCAGTGGTGGAGCGCTAAGAGCAAGGAGGGCCGCGTGGGCATGATCCCCGTCCCCTACGTGGAGAAGCTGGTGCGGCCCCCggcccaccagcagcagcagcagttcccaGGCGGCCGCAACTCCAACAGCTACGGCATCCCAGAGCCGGCGCACGCCTATGCCCAGCCGCAGACGCAGACGCCGGGCACGCCCGCCACGCCCGCCACGCCCGGCGCCATCATCAACCCCCTGCCCTCCACGCAGAACGGGCCCGTCATGGCCAAGGCCATCCAGAAGCGTGTGCCCTGTGCCTACGACAAGACCGCCCTGGCGCTGGAGGTACCCTGGCCGCCCTCTGaccgaaccccccccccctccccccccgcttGCCCTGATCTCTGTGTGGGCCCTGTGCTACTCCCTGGTTTACACAGGGACAGCTCTTACCCGTGTCGATGTTGCCTGCATCTAGTGAGAAATCCCTAAACTGTAACAAcactgtggcagtgtagcacagcggtaaggagcaggacttgcaactGAAAcgttgccggttcgattccctgctggtgtACTGCTGCTttagccttgggcaaggtacttaactttataaatggataacatgtaaaatttgtaaccCGTGtaaagttgctttggataagagcgtctgctaaatgaaaataatgtaatgtaatgtaatggaatagTCTGATCAAATGACACCTGGAGCCCCTGCACCGGCATACCCGAAACGACGCAGGGGCTGCATGGTGCTCAGGGGCAGATACAGCTTATACGAAAGCTGAATCTTGAGTAAAAACACTGTATAGTATGACGATGCTTGAATGGCTGCTCCTCCGATCGAACATCTCGGCCTGTGGAAGGCCACATCCCCATCCATCAGGCCGCTGTCAATTTCCTATGTCTGAACTGCGAGGTAGGCAGCCCTTAGTGGAGATGAATGGAAGCCCTGAAATCAGTGGGGCTGGAGATAATATTGAGTACAGTGGCAGGTCCTAAGTGGtggtggggtgttggggggaCTGACAACTGTCAATAAAGCTGTGCTGCAAAGTACAGGGTTACAGGGTCCACAGAGCGAAGTGAACATGTGCAGAATCAGCGAAAGGCGTG belongs to Megalops cyprinoides isolate fMegCyp1 chromosome 5, fMegCyp1.pri, whole genome shotgun sequence and includes:
- the LOC118777947 gene encoding crk-like protein, which translates into the protein MSSARFDSSDRSSWYFGPVSRQEAQNRLQGQRHGMFLVRDSSTCPGDYVLSVSENSKVSHYIINSLPSKKFKIGDQEFEHLPALLEFYKIHYLDTTTLIEPAPRYPNPAISASPVPAMGPPEDNLEYVRTLYDFTGSDAEDLPFKKGEILIILDKPEEQWWSAKSKEGRVGMIPVPYVEKLVRPPAHQQQQQFPGGRNSNSYGIPEPAHAYAQPQTQTPGTPATPATPGAIINPLPSTQNGPVMAKAIQKRVPCAYDKTALALEVGDIVKVTRMNISGQWEGEVNGRRGLFPFTHVKIMDPQNPDESE